A single Lactuca sativa cultivar Salinas chromosome 8, Lsat_Salinas_v11, whole genome shotgun sequence DNA region contains:
- the LOC111918349 gene encoding small heat shock protein, chloroplastic translates to MAQCQTTLPLFCQRITTHRSNPSSSIFIPITHKKNPNFTIIKADARNGDQLQRTSIKNQQPIKKRVAQSPPVGLWDRFPTARTVQQMMDTMDRLMEEPLAYNGGGNGGAWGSQGQGTSSYSRGRTPWEIKEGEEDYKLRFDMPGMTKEDVKVWVEEKMLVLKAEKVKKDNNGESNEEAIDEGEWSPKSFGRYSFRIALPENIQFEKIKAEVRDGVLYVTIPKAPVSSKVLDISVQ, encoded by the exons ATGGCTCAATGTCAGACTACACTCCCATTGTTCTGTCAAAGAATCACAACCCACAGATCAAACCCTTCATCTTCAATTTTCATCCCAATTACTCACAAAAAGAATCCTAATTTCACCATCATAAAAGCAGACGCAAGAAACGGGGATCAGTTACAGAGAACAAGCATCAAGAATCAGCAACCCATCAAGAAGAGAGTCGCCCAATCCCCACCTGTTG GGTTATGGGATAGATTTCCAACAGCAAGAACAGTTCAGCAAATGATGGACACAATGGACAGACTAATGGAGGAGCCACTGGCATACAACGGTGGTGGAAATGGTGGTGCGTGGGGATCTCAGGGACAGGGTACAAGCAGTTACAGCAGGGGAAGGACTCCATGGGAGATCAAAGAAGGTGAAGAGGACTACAAGTTGAGATTTGATATGCCTGGAATGACGAAAGAAGATGTGAAGGTGTGGGTGGAAGAGAAGATGCTGGTTTTGAAAGCagaaaaagtgaagaaagacAACAATGGTGAAAGCAATGAGGAAGCCATTGATGAGGGGGAATGGAGCCCTAAAAGCTTTGGGAGGTATAGTTTTAGGATTGCATTGCCTGAAAATATACAGTTTGAGAAGATTAAGGCTGAGGTTAGAGATGGGGTTTTGTATGTAACGATACCTAAAGCACCTGTTTCTTCCAAGGTGTTGGATATAAGCGTTCAATGA